GTGAGCTTGAGGTCACCCCATCTTCAGGATTTTGAAGTTGCAAGCTACTGTAGTAAACAATATACTTatggatatatatatgtatgtatacatgtacCTGTGAGTGAGCACCATGTCGCTGGAGAACTCTTCCCTCTCCAACAGCAGGTCCTGGATAGCTCCTTGGGCCTCCCTGGTCTGTCTCTGCAGCGCTGCTCTGGCATTCGTCAGCTCCTCTGCCATGACTCTGAGGAGACAATGACAACATTGATGCAAGTGTTTTGATCAGCATGATAACGTTTAATTACGTCatctcagattgatccttgtagaagaagaatctttttttttttattgttgatttGTCCTCCTCCAGAAAAGCTGAAGGGTCAGATGCTTGAAGGATGAGAGCACAGCAGCTGGTAGTGCCCTGAAAACGTAACGTACTATCCCTTTCCAtcatttcttcattcattcattcattcattcatttccaaCCACTTCTCCATTTCATTTGTCACACAATTGTTTGGTCCATGTCATACCTGCTGGCCAGGAACTTGCTCCTCCAAACATCACACTGGATACTCATTCGCTCCAGCTGCTCTGCGGTGTGTGCCAGACTCCGGCCCAGAGCCTCGTTCTCCAGAATCAGCTGGTTCTTCTCCCGCGACATACGCTCAAAGTGGTACTGAAGGTCATCACCCACCGATGCCACCAGCAGTTTCTTCAGCTCACGGTTCACCTGGCACACGGATCAAAGTTACCAAAAACACTTTTACAGCTGTAAATGTGTGCATGAGGAAATAAACTTCTTTTTATATTCACTTAAATGCATGTAATCActgaaaagacaagaatacaGTGCTCTCTTAGTCAACTGAAAGGAGCAtgattatattgtatatattgtacAATTTGGACAGAATGATAAATTCAAGCAATTTTTACATCGCTATACCGTTCAAATTATCCATAATTCCTGCATGGTTTGATACATGAAACTAGGGCTGGCAATAGGGagaaaaatcagatatcacaatattcttgaccaaataccttgatatcgatattgcggtgatattctagggttgacaactggtgctttaacaaaatatcttcacacttagattttagataaataatcatcagtaatgtggacataatatctaagtggggaaaagacaaataatagaacagctagaacaggctggtaagttcagaaaatgacatcaatttactgtaatgcagcctttaaaaccagtagaagaaaacacttatgtcatatcacgatattacgatatccaaaatctaagacgatatctagtctaatatcacgatatcaatataatatcgatatattgccgaGCTCTACATGAAACAGCAATAACCCCAACTGTGCAAAGCCTAGTATGTCTAATATCTTAATAAAATGTATCTGCTTCATTTGGGGCCTTACCTCTGTCTGCACACGGAGCTGATTGGAAAGTCCTTCCTTGTCCTGCAGCAGCCTGCGTTCAGAGTTCTGCAGCTTATCCAGCTGTCCTCTCCAGTCCTCCACCAGAGGCAGCGGGGGAGAGCCCTGCTCCTCAGCCTGTTGCCCAGCCTCCCCTTTGCCCTCAGCAGGTCTTGTACGGGTGTGCCGGCTAATAGCAGCACGTGGGACAATGATCCTCACAGCCTCCACCTCCGTGCAGGCCTCTCGACTCACCCTGCCCAGGTGGAGCACCCCGAGAGGCTGGGGGGGAGCAGGATGGGTAGATTTGGGACAGTGTTTGGGGCTAGCCACCTTAAGAAGGGGAACTGCAGACGGACCTGGTGGCAGTGTCTCCGTGTTTACCTCCAGGATGGCGGGCGGTTTTTCTGTTTCCATGCCATCGCCAGTGCCTCGGATAGGCACACTGGCACGGCctggaataaataaatatagccaCGTTTACACTTTGAACTTAAAAGTGATCTGAGACGTGGACCGCTCTAAATGCAGGTGTGAACATTCCTATAAAACACACCGTTTATATTGCACAACAAAACAGCTGATTTGCCAATGCCAAATAACACAGACAAAGACTCCAACACGTGCTATGGTATAGCCACCAAATCCCTCCTCCAGCATGTAAGGCTTGGTATTGAACTTACAGCTGTTTGTGTTtagacaatattaaaaaaacatactttttgGCTtctcatgttaaataaaaattattatatttCTCAAAGTATGGTTCGGACAAGGTTTTGATATCAACACATAAACTCTGAATGGGCACAAGTATTGAAACATTTCAAATAACACCCAGCCATAGCTGTATGGATGAGTGGAGAtgtatgttttctgtgtttAGCAGCGGTTACAAAATCTGAAAATCAAGTGATCACTTAAGATGCCGTATGTTCACGGTATCATTTTAAAGTTGTAATGAAAGACAATCTTCATCGATCTAAACAGGCTAACTAACTATGAAAGCTGGATAAGAAGGAAGCAGTTCCCCAGTGTAATAACCTTAACATAGATTCCATGTAAATGCTAAACGGTAAACAGaatgaaaacataattattACTGATGATCCTAACTAAAAGTAGTcccaaattaaaacaataacgTCACATACCTCTCACAGCAGCAGTCATGGTGGAGGTGGTGGTAGTTGAGAAGGAAGTCCGTTAGAGTTCAGGTGAAACCCGGCGACTCGTCGTCCTGTGACAATTAACAATGGAGAAAGCGTTTTGTTGTTAACATCTCTAGCACTCAGTGTAGTGACGGCGATCAAAGACGGCCGCTGGTCAAAAGTCAGGTTGAACAGCCGAGGTGCTGATAACGTTAATGTTACACGAtaacggtagctagctaacttagctgggtagctaacgttagctagctgtttgcCGAGCAGGGTTGACGGTAAAGAACAACCCCAAGTTAAAGTTACGTTAACGCTATCATGATAGCTGCTTGCTACACGGAAAGACCCTTTCCAGTAGCATTATCTGGGATCAGATTTGGGAATTCAGACAAATTGTTAGAGAACATACCAGCCGGGAACTGGGTCCAACCTCCTCGATTAATTCGCTGGTAAGAAGCTGCAAGCAAGCTGTTTATTTTGTCACCGGACACAGTTGGCCTGATTTGACGAGTTGAAAGGGGCGATTAGTGCCCTGGATTAGGTGTCTCAGGCAACGCTTCCTGTCCAGAAACCGTACAGAAACACCTCCTCTTTTGCAAACTAAAGGCCGCAGGGAGTGCACTCTTCGGCACTGTGCATCGATCAATACTACGACTCGTTGGTCTAACTTTTCCCCGGACAATATCTACAACAAAGACATTTTGTCGGAGCAGCAGCAATCGAAGATTTAGCCTGACAGGCTAAATCCAGGAAAAATAACAATTGAAAGTCAACTGCCCCATCCACGGAAACTGATTTCTGATCGGTTGCCGTGTTGTTCCAAAAATATTAGCTACTCACGAGCCGTATATACATTATCCTTAAACGACTCTGGTTCTACCGTAATTCTGCTTTCAGAGAAAACAGTTTTCTCATTCAGAGAAACGAATCGCTGCCCGAAACTGGTGGTGTAGCTAGCTATACAGGTCTATGggtgtaacagctgaatataaCGCGGAACCTTCATGCGTAGTCAAGTAACGTTATTGCTCCCCGGACAGAAATAGTGTAACAGTCAACAATAAACGTTGAAAAGTGCAGCAGTTTGCGCCGTGCAGATTCTTATTTTCCACTTTAGTGATTTCGGAGTTGATGAGTTGATATGAGAACATGCTCAGATAAGTGAAGCACgattcatttgtttttgtgtttcagttTTTAATATTCACAGTATTTCGGTTGAGGTTCGGTTATAATGGGAGTGCATGGACTCTGGAGGCTGCTGGAGAGTACAGGGAAACCCATCAACCCTGAGACTCTGGAGGGAAAGGTCCTTGCTGTTGGTATCCTGACTTGGTTGTGATCTATacatctatctttctatctgtcATTGTTTGAGCAGGGTCCCGTCGTCTTTATCTCTCTGTCAGATCATGTCTTGTAACTGACTGTCAACCTTAACCAGACCCTTCCAGACATCAGTATATGGCTGAACCAGGCAGTGAAGGGGGTGAGGGACCGTGAAGGCAACAGTGTCCAGAACGCCCACCTCCTCACTCTCTTCAACCGCGTCTGTAAGCTGCTCTTCTTCCGCATCAGGCCAGTCTTTGTCTTTGATGGGGACGCACCACTGCTGAAGAAACAGACTCTGGTACGTCCAATGCTGTCACAAAGTGCCACATGAGCAGTCTGTCTGTGTAAaatgggcaatatatcgatattatatcgtaatcgtgatatgagactagatattgtcttagattatggatatcgtaatatgacataacttttgtcttttcctggttttaaaggctgcattacagtaaagtgatgtcattttctgaacttaccagcctgttctagttgttctattatttgcctttacccacttagtcattatatccacattactgatgactatttatcaaaaatctcattgtttaaatatttttaaacaacACTTAGATATCGTTGcgtatcgatatcaaggtatttggtcaaagatatcgtgatatttgatttttctccatattgcccagcactAGGATGGCGATTCCCATATATTCTGTCATTTCACATGGCCCTGGCTCTTCTGCAGGCTctgaggaggcagaggaaagaGGAGTTGAGCCGGGAGTCGAAACAGACCAATGAGAAACTTCTCAAAACATTCCTGAAGAGACAAGCGATCAAAGCTGCACTTGGAGACCGCAGGTAAGAGACCGTGGCAGTGTGCAATGGAGGGATGGCAACAGCAACCTCTCTACTTGCTTACTGTCTGAATAAATAATTTCTTAAAAACTACAAGGTGAACTGTGTACTCTCCTACCGCCACAGTAAGGATCCTCTACCCAGCCTCTCCACTGTGAGGAGAGATGAGGTGGACGACATGTATGTTCTACCAGCCCTGCCAGCTGCAGAGGAGAAGGACCAAAACAGGTCAGAGGCCTGGAGAAGATTACTATTTGCTAGTTATAGTAAATAAAGTGGCAATTCAGTCATATTATCTATAGTACAGTCCACTCCAGAGTTTTAAATCCATTGTTTTCTAAACAGTTGAGGTGGCTGGAAAGCTTTTTCATCTTCACATGTGTTACGTGTTTCAGATAGGAAAGTCAAGTTAACACTAACTTTGCATGAAGGAGCACAcaaattgtattgttttacaCAATTATTTCACCTACAATACTGACATAAtcattttgaatgtgttttgttCTTGCAGttccgaggaggaggaggaggaggaagagaaagagttGGAGGAGACGGACGACGGCCATCACATGTATCAGGTAAAATTATTACATGCACAAGAGCATCAAATTCTATATCACCAACACCAACTAAAATAGCTtcaaatagtttgttttttattcaaagCAAACATCGATGGTATTTTGGCTTTTTAAATAGTATTTTCATATTGCTTGGTTGTTGTTGGATCCTGGTCTGGTCCTGGCTGTGTAGCAGTAAAGTGTTTTCGCTGAGTGAAATTAGCAGCGAAGGCCTCTGTTTAGGGATCATATCTTCTTGATCGTTTCATAAAACTCTACTATGTGCCAGTGTGTTTCTTATTTAGAGTcgtgtccaaaaaaaaaaaatcctcacattatTACTATCTTCTTATGCTGGTTGGCTTTATCGCCCAGCCTTTCTCTGTGTAAACGCCCTGTTTGATAATTGACATTTAAAGCCAGATTGCTCATTGTGTCTTAGGGAGAACTGTATGAAGACCCCAACTCAGTGGACATTAACTCAGAGGAGTTTGCCAGCCTGCCTCCTGAAATGCAACACGAGATACTCAAAGACATGAAAGAGTTCTCCAAAAGACGTCGGACCATGTACCACAAGCCCCCAGAGGTACTAGTAGCTCTCATTCgcggcacacgcacacactcgccCATCTCACCCATCTCACCCATCTCCTGCTCTTCAGCACAGACTCCTCTTCACTTCTCTTAGCATTCAGGAGACTTTTCACAGTACCAGCTTGCTGGCCTGCTGCAAAGGAACAAGCTAAACCAGCGACTGCAGGGTGTGGAGAAAGAGATGAGCCAGCAGAGCACCGGCAACGCTCCACAGCTCTGCCAACTGGACGGGGACCAGCAGAGGCATAGCGTAGAGTCACACCGACTGGTTTCAGAAGACTATTCCCACTATATCCTTATTAAAGGTGAGGGGAGCTATGATGGTGTTTACTCAGTCAAAGGACCATAACAGGTTTTCAGTATTTAACAGGAAAAGTATCAATTATCGGTTTTAAACGTGTCAAAAACCTGTATTATGACAGTGTGACTTTAATATAAAGTAAAGCAAAGAAATTGTTTGGTGGGATTTAAATCTCTGCAAGAACATTTGGTGCCATATTTCAATCTAGGGTTGGTCTGTGGCTAAGAAATGCATCTATAACCTTCTGATGTGTTTTAGACAGTGGTTGTTGTAAAGTAAAGGCTGATTTGTGGAATGGGCCAAATCCGAAAAATGCAAACTTGTCTTCATTTTCATATTAGAAACACCACTCCGCTTTTTCTACACAGGCCCCAATAAGAGCGAGACTGCCCCCGAGAGCCGACCCGCAGCCGCAGCCTGGTCTGGGAGCTCCCTGACAGGCTGCGAAAGACGAGCAGCGGACAGACCTGAGCCACTGTGGCGTCCTGCTTGCGAGGACGAGGCAGAAGCGCAGGGTCCCTCCTCAAAAAACTCCAAACCCTCTGTCTTCAAACCGTCTCGGGGAGACACCTCACCTCCCTCACCTCGTACGCTCAAGGCGATCCAGGCTGCGATGAGCGACAGCTCAGACGAGGAGAAGGTGGACCGTGATAAGGACGGCCGTGTGTCCCCGCGCACCCTGATGGCAATCCAACAAGCTCTAGCGGAGGAGGAAGATGGCGCTGCCGTACACAGCACTCTACTCAGCAGCACATCCACCAAACTGCAGGCGAATATTCATCATCCTGGGCCACAAGTGGTCATCAGCAGCTCAGAGGAAGAGCCAATATCTGAAGATGTGAGCCCTTTGCCTAATGAAAGATCCGATTGTAAGGGGAACCCAACAGGCCAAAGCTTACACATGAAAGATGGTTTGTTTGTTAGTAGTTCTGAAGATGAGATGGAGAGTGTGATCGGTCAGAGAAATGAAGCACTTCGCTTTGTGGCGCAGCAACAAACTCCTGAGACAGAGATGAAGTCAGAAGAGGAGACAAAGAAAAGGCAGTTGACAGAGGACATACGGACGGGAAGTAGAGGACAGATGGAGAAACCAGAAGAGCTGGAGGGATTGAACACAAAGCCacgggctgctgctgctgctgcttccaaTCAAAACGCATCATCCATTAATCTCGAAGCTCAACTATTTGGAAAACCTCTCCGTGCAGAGACTGAAATTCATCCTGCGTTGTTAACGCAGAGGAGCAACGAGATGATTGGAGCTCAAGGGGAAAGGAATGGAGATGATGGGAAGTCGGAGGGCAGCGAGGAGAGCGAGTCAGAAGGTGCGGTAATAGTTGGGTTTAAGATCACACTCATTCGTCATAGTCGTATCCAATTTAAATTCATTCATCGCATATATTGGGCTAAAGTTAGGTAAGCAAAGATCAAACCGGAGATAGATCCTACATGTGATAGGTGCAGGCAGGCCCCAGCTTCTCCGCTTCACATGTTCTGGCTTTGTCCAAGTTTGACTTGTTTCtggaaattttatttttaattctatGTCAGTTGCACTGGGCTCTGTAATTAACCCTTGTGCCCACTTGTTGCACTTTTGGGTCTCTCCCCAAAAACGGCAAATTCTTTCAAACCTCCATAACGGTGCGCTCGCCTTCTGTACTTTAATAGCCAGGCGATTGATTCTCCTTAATTGGAAGTCAAGCCAACCACCTACTCATATAAAATGGGTACATGACTTAATGAGCTGCATCCATCTTGGAAATATAAGATATCTGAGAGATGGGAAGCAGGAGAAATTTAGGACGATTTGGAACCCATTCATTTCCTACTTCTCTTCTATCAATGCCACTGGGATCACTCCCATCCTGCCTTCACTGTCTTCATTTGTCCCCAGCTGATACCCTAGAGACTAACCCCCCTTATTTtgttatgttattttaattattttaat
This sequence is a window from Perca flavescens isolate YP-PL-M2 chromosome 1, PFLA_1.0, whole genome shotgun sequence. Protein-coding genes within it:
- the ercc5 gene encoding DNA repair protein complementing XP-G cells homolog, whose protein sequence is MGVHGLWRLLESTGKPINPETLEGKVLAVDISIWLNQAVKGVRDREGNSVQNAHLLTLFNRVCKLLFFRIRPVFVFDGDAPLLKKQTLALRRQRKEELSRESKQTNEKLLKTFLKRQAIKAALGDRSKDPLPSLSTVRRDEVDDMYVLPALPAAEEKDQNSSEEEEEEEEKELEETDDGHHMYQGELYEDPNSVDINSEEFASLPPEMQHEILKDMKEFSKRRRTMYHKPPEHSGDFSQYQLAGLLQRNKLNQRLQGVEKEMSQQSTGNAPQLCQLDGDQQRHSVESHRLVSEDYSHYILIKGPNKSETAPESRPAAAAWSGSSLTGCERRAADRPEPLWRPACEDEAEAQGPSSKNSKPSVFKPSRGDTSPPSPRTLKAIQAAMSDSSDEEKVDRDKDGRVSPRTLMAIQQALAEEEDGAAVHSTLLSSTSTKLQANIHHPGPQVVISSSEEEPISEDVSPLPNERSDCKGNPTGQSLHMKDGLFVSSSEDEMESVIGQRNEALRFVAQQQTPETEMKSEEETKKRQLTEDIRTGSRGQMEKPEELEGLNTKPRAAAAAASNQNASSINLEAQLFGKPLRAETEIHPALLTQRSNEMIGAQGERNGDDGKSEGSEESESEESFIEVSDEEFPEEDADDSLVVPGEKGSPDEARRDETKQEENPEEGLTKAPAAALELEEEDDKKRRTEEKALEEGTETEESSSTPAINEWEHFDVDELEALESSLQVEQSSLRELKQQQERMANTVTGQMHLESQELLRLFGVPFLVAPMEAEAQCAALDRAEHTHGTITDDSDVWLFGGRHVYKNFFSQNKYVEHYQYSDLQSQLGLDRTKLINLAYLLGSDYTEGVPGVGYVTGMEILNEFPGPGLEPLSQFSKWWLEAQEKKRLVADPRDSKVKKKLRDLKLHPGFPNPAVAQAYLQPAVDQSESFFSWGRPQLDMIKEFCLSRFGWSSRRTEETLQPVIKQLNTQQTQLRIDSFFRMEQQEKQTIRSQRLRRAVTCLKRKEREEGEEEEDSEEEMPSPSKSKKGKEANRSPKKGAGGGEREEERTVAGGGFLGSEGIVRSPLKEVSSTSQESLSGKTVPQSTKTVPQRARRSSSSSSGEDSDGGGEVAMVTARSVFEGSRRGSGARSTRGRGSTRGKGRAKKL
- the blzf1 gene encoding golgin-45 — encoded protein: MTAAVRGRASVPIRGTGDGMETEKPPAILEVNTETLPPGPSAVPLLKVASPKHCPKSTHPAPPQPLGVLHLGRVSREACTEVEAVRIIVPRAAISRHTRTRPAEGKGEAGQQAEEQGSPPLPLVEDWRGQLDKLQNSERRLLQDKEGLSNQLRVQTEVNRELKKLLVASVGDDLQYHFERMSREKNQLILENEALGRSLAHTAEQLERMSIQCDVWRSKFLASRVMAEELTNARAALQRQTREAQGAIQDLLLEREEFSSDMVLTHRSLEQLLVSLQWGRPQTYYPSAQPLSTGDLAAANRKLADAINSHLLGNTSSAVVKSSSATAEQLCSTPAEKMAEKVLKNLDPISCSENTADPPLSDSTPSNFLSNKKSIGRFHPYTRYENITFNCCERCTGDILVL